The stretch of DNA atgatattaggaggtgaggactttgggaggtgcttaggtcatgagagtagagtcctcatgaatggaattagtgccatATAAAAGAGACTCTGCAGAGCCGCCTTGCCCCTTCTGCTATGTGCGGACAGTGAGAAGACGGCTGTCGATGAAACGGGATGCACGTCCTGACTAGACATCGAACCTGCCAgtgccttgaccttggacttcccagcctccagaacagtgagagataAATTTATGCTGtctataagccactcagtctataatattctgttacagcagccccaacAGACTGAGTCAACTGGAGTAGAAAATAAAGGACTGAAGCGCATTGGCAAGTACTGGCACAGAGAGCAGATTTCACATACAGATCAGGGGCAGGCAAAAATCCAGGACCTCGGGGCTTTCCACTGAGATATATACAAGCAGGGATGGGGGATGATATTCATTCGGGgaacaaaataattctttaacatttaaatgaaaggaaaacacagaaaacaggCTATCCTGTCAAAAGACACAAGTAGTATTATCTTAACAGCTAACACTAAAAGTCCACTGAGGAAGGGAACCAGCTTCAGAGGAATATCTCCATCAGTTGCTTGTGGTACAGAGAAAGGCCCAGAAATCTCCTTTCAACAAAAACCAAGGTAGCAGAGAACAAGTGCACTGTTCTGctggagagaaagaggggagtCGGTATTCCTCAAAGGGAAgaatggagagaagagggagggaatcagaaaatggaaaagaggacATAGTGAGAAAGTGGGAATTTGGGGCTACCTAGGAAAAGCACAGAGTGGGGGACCTCCCAAGGCACCCAGAGGGCTTTTAGGATCAAGGATGTGTCATAATAAATATAGATTTTTCCCCTCCCCTTAACCCACAGAACTTTGGTAAAAGGAATGCTGCACACACCAGCCTTATAGTCATAGTTGCTTTGAAAAACGAAATCAAGGCCAAGGGCTGTCCATGTTTGGAGATGCATCAGTGTGGACCAAAACTTCAGAGAGACCAGAAGTAACCATAAGAGGAGCAGAATATTCCTGAAAATTCAGAGAAACCATGGGAAAGCATCAAATAGGATGTCTCCATGAGACCCCAGAGGATAACTGGATTACACATAAAATTGCAGAAACGTGTTGTGGAAGTGAAAGGAGAATTTAGAAGTTAGAGGGATGATTTCTGAATAATAGATGCTAACACTGATTGAATAATCCCACTTCAGCAGTGTTTGAACTGCTGGCCATGACGAATTAGTGGGTGATAAAATCAAACTGGCAGGTCACAACTagtaattttaatgaaatgataaaatggaAAGGGATAGTTCAACCCCACCAGCCAggagggaaatgtaaattaaaaccctGATGAGATATAACTCCATGCCTATTAgaacagctaaaattaaaaatagtgacaatacCAAATACTGGTGAGGATGCTGAGAAACTTTTGATAGTGAATTCGTTTTTCTATTGCCAAGAAACAAATTACTCCAAATCTTAGCAACATAAAACAGCATTTATCATATCACCGTTTCTGGGAACGGCTGAGCTGGATGGTTCTAGCTCAGGGCCTCCCAGGAGGTTGCAGTAGAATTTTCCATCACAGCTGCAGCCTTCTGAAGACTCAAATGCGGCCAGAGGATCGACCGCCAAGCTCACTAGTTGACAATCCTCAGCTCCTCACTGACTGTTGACCAGAAACTCACCATGCGGGCATCTCCTTAGAACTGTTCCCAACATGGCAGCTAGATTCCCCTAGAAGGAGAGatacaagagaaagagagagaaagtcgGGCACCAAATAGAAATTCATCTTTTATAACTTAATCTCAGAAATGGCATGCTATCTCCTCTACCATATGCCATTGGTCACACAGACAAACCCTTGTACAACAGAGGAGGGTTGGACACCAGAGTGAGAACAAGAGGCAGGACCGTTATGGGCCATCTTGAAGGTTGATGTCTACAGATAGAGACCTGGGAACaagaaatattaactattataagTAAAACacccatacatatataatacatggCAATTGACACTGGTCTCCGTGATGCAAAGACATTAGGGAGTGTTGGAGAATCCAGTAAAGTGAAGTTGACATACCCCATTTCAAGGGGGCAGCTGCTAATCATGGCGCTGCCATGAGAAAATATAGACCCAGGGTTGCTAGATCTTCAACTTGGAAATCTTCCGATGTTTGAGTATTGCCTGAAGTTTTTTGTTGAGTTTAATGTggccaaacaaaataaataaaccatctGGATccaagttgcaggttacaaaccCTGCTGCAAGGTCCAGGTGAgggtggtgccgtggttgagagCTCAGGGTTTGGAATCAGACGTGGACTGAAGTTCCAGCCACGCCAatttacctgctgtgtgacctcgacGACGCCTCAGAGCCTACCCCGTAAAGCAGAGTTGATCAAAATAGTGCCATTTCACAGTGTTTCGGTGAcgtttaagtgagataatacataaAGTTCTTCTCTCAGGGCCTGGAACACAACAACTGCACAAAAATATTAGTTGCCCTCATTACTGTTACTCTAACACCAGAGGTGAAAACTGAAACAATAACATCCTCACCCAGACTGTACTGGGACTGTTAGCCACTTGGGCAACAGCCAAGCTTGATTTAGGGGTTCATCCACACATCTCCAGAGCAGAACAATCATTACTGAGGCTGAACCTCAAAGGCCCACTTTACTTTCTTCACCATTTTATCTTGGGGAGTCCTTAAACTCCATGACCTACAAAGAGAAACGGTGTTTGAATGGTATGGAAAACAGAGACGTCAcatcttgatttctttccttcccatgcCTCCTTGGTGTGAGAGTCACACAGCTATTTTCAGGCTGGCAAAGCTGACAACCAAAAGGAGGCTGTTTCACACCTGGAATGACAGCACAAGAAGGACCCGGGAGGTCATCTAGGGAGAAGCAGTTTTGCTCACTTGTGAACCTACTGAAGCCCAAGGTCTGAATCATCTTTATCACAGTCCGCATACCTGGCTATCCACTCCTCACTGAACGCCTCCAGGGATAGGGAACTCATCACCTCCCCCAGAGTGGCTTATTCCATTTTGGGTAAGAATTTTATGCATTTGTTCAAAGAATATtgattgagcacttattatatatCAGGCATTGCATTTGGCATtggtgatgcagtggtaaatgagacaAATGAGGTCTCTCATTTCCTAGTGTGGGAGATagacaataaagaaatgaatttataaCATGTTTGGTAGAGATAGATTTGTTGatgaaataatcaataaacaatctataataggaatagaaaagagttttatctgagtcaaactgaggactatagcccagaagacagcctctcagttAACTCTGAGGAACTACTGCAGAGAAGCAtagttttcagcacagttttatatcttgtcagagcaaagaacattaaacaaatcagggatacattccttcaagatttcaggaaaaaaaaaaaaaagatcagaacaTACCCAGCGagtcagtatggccttggcacctgggaagggagtcgTTTCATTGAAGAAGTACTAGCATTGGCGTCCCAGGAAGGGaagcatttaatctttatttttaacatgggcgttctttacttctggtcaatgcGCCCTTTTCTTCAATAATTAAAACAGATGTGCAATGTACGTTTGATAGGCCACAAATAGGCTGTTCTAATTAGCGTAAAATTCAAGTTAACGCACGTGTAaaccagaatgacttccccatacctcgaTATGtacaaatttctttcatcagattctaagaagaaaaatgaaacagggtAAAACTTTAGAGAATGTCAGGGGTGGTCAAGGAGAGTTCTCTGAGGAGAGGATGCTCAAGCAGTTTTCTTAATGAAACGAGAAGGTACACAATGTGAATATCTAGACTACGAAGAACATCTCCCATGAGCATCTCATCAAGGAGTAAACAAAGCAGAAGTAAATGTCTTCCTGACATTCAAAGGAAATCTGGACTGAACTCTTTCTGCTTATTCATACAGCCAGAAATCTCACTGTCACTTGAGAGTTAATCTGTTACGTCTCCCTGTACTTGCAGGGTTAATGGTCAGGCAGAGAACGCTCTGCATCTGTCCCGATCAGGTTCATTTCAtcatattttgtccatttctccacTGGATCCACTTTGCTTTGGCATTTACAGTGTTGCATCCTTCCTAATATAGTCAGCATTCTATCTACATCCCCTTTCAAGTCCCTAAAAAAAGTCGTCAAATTAGCCAGGTCTGAGGGCTGGGGTCCCATGGCAAATCTCCAaagcctccccccaaccccaccccaccccgccccaccctgcccaccagaCTGACAGCCATCAAGACTCCCTTTGGTCCCTCTTATTAGCTCTTCGATTTCCCGTGCCTCCTTCTCAATGAAGATGGAAACGTAATTGGAGTTGAGTGGTCCTCCTTTCTTTACACCATCTGTGAACAGTACACAATCCGTTCCAAGCAGCAGGCTGATATGTTGTCAAACAAATGATGCCCCAAGACATAAGGAAACACAGGGCACAAGCATGAGCTTGTTGACTGACTCAGAATCATTCAGTTACTACACTAGACCTGTCACTAAGAGCCTCATCATCTTTCTATCTTCCACATCCAGAATACTGCCAGATGCCCCGTGGGCACTTGATAAACCTCTGTTGAAGAGTACGTGTGTGAGTACTATAGAAGATATTTAGGGAAAAATCCCCAAATGAGACCTAAGACCCTGGCACCCCTAAGTTATGATTTTTCTATCTCATGGGAAAATGAGTTGTGTTGCTACGTAACAAAAATTCCCAAGACTTAGTGACTTACAAAAACTGCAACATTTATTTTGCTCGTGAATCTGGAATTTGGCCCGGGACAGCCTGTGTCTGCTCTACTCAGCATTATCTCACGTGCTTGCACGCTTAGTGGTTGATGCTGGCTCAGACCTCAGCTGAGGCTTGTGGTTGGAATGCCTGCAAGTGGCCTTTCCTTAGAGGTGCTTGGTTTTCTCAGAGTGTGGAGGCACCCAGAGAGAGAGTCAGGCAGAGCTCTGTGGGTCATAAATCGAAAAGCATAATTTCTGCCACATTTTATTCACTAGAAGAAAGTCACGAAGGACAGTCTACACTCAGGAATTAGTGGGACAAGTGTCAAAGAATATGCTGACTTTTAAAACCATCACCTGTAGGATTGAATGAGACTAATAGGTTTGACCGTTGTTCTTAAGCAACAAATGCCTGAGAGGATCCCTGCTTCCTTAGAGACAGGCCACAGAAGTGCACTGAGTGAGAATAAAGAATGTCTGCAAGTCTACTTAGAGCTCCTTAGTTTGGAAATCATGCAGGCTTGATATATTTGAAACATGTGTCTCTACAACTGTATCGAGAAGACATAGATTCCCTTGTTCCCCAAATAAAAGGAAGTTGGAATTGGACTTCACCAAGGGTCCAAATTAGGACAACTTCACAGGCCATAGGTGGGACCCAGGAAGGTAATACCTAAATAACACTTGGCATTGCATCTGTAGAGGAATCCAGTGCCATTGAGACCCTCCAAAGAGTCGACGTCTCTGGATGTCTGGATATTTTCATGCTCAAGTTTGGCAGATCCTTCAATCGTGTATGGTAGAGACAGCTCCAAGACCCTCCACCCCTGTTCTTACTCCTGGGCACACAGCTTGACTACATTTCCGAGCATCCCTTGCAGTTAGGTGAGATCATGTGACTGAGTCAGGCCAAAGAGATGAGGGCAGAACTCACGGAGACTACTTCCAACCTGGTCCATAAAAACTCTAGTGCagtcctctgtcttctcttttcccaTCCACTGGCTAGACGGAGTAAAAATCCAGGACCTAGAGGAGGGCAGAGTGATGAGAGAGAAGGTACATGAGTCACTACCTGGAGGAAAGCTGCCTGAACAGAAGCAGCATAAAATGTTGCTGCGTGAATGGAGAATAAACCTCCTTTGGAGGTTGTTTGTTATGGTTGTTTGCCTGACTGTGAAGTTGGatttttgtttaagaaatgtTCATTCACCTCCCTCTCCCACCATGGGTGGAATATAATACTCCTCCATTCCATTGAGGGTGGGTTTGGCCTATGGGATGTTAACAGACAAGAGGTGACATGACATGCTTTTACGCACACTTCAACACTTCTGCACTCTCTTATGCAACAGCCATCTTGCTGTTTTCCTATCACCTTGAGAAGAACAAGCTCCAGCTAGATCCTGGGCCAGAGCATGAGACAGCTGTGGAGCAGACCTAGATCCAGTGAGCCTAGCTAGCTCAGCTAGCTCAACCCAGCAGCTCCTGCTTGCAGACGAGTGAGTGAGAATAAGTGATTACTGCTTTAAGCTACTGAGTTTTGTgatagtttgttacacagcatacTGTGGCAATAGTTGGCTGATACACTAATGAAGTGTGTGTGCCATTCTCATGGGGCTGCCACGTTAAGCTTCCACTTGATGCCTGCTCTTTATCTCATTTCAGTTTTATGCCAAAACTCTTTTACATATGAAGAGGTACAGGaaaagacttgcccaaggtcacacaaggaGTTTGGTATGTCAAATTCATGAGCccaaatttatttccttctgttccAAAACGCACTGAGGGAATGTGAAAAAAATCGGTTAAAATCAGGAAGGGATGGAACAGAACTTAGGATGTTTCCATCAAATGCCACTTCAAAAGTGTTTTGGTAACACTCCTTGACATTTGGAAACTTCAGGACAAATAAAACAATGACCAGCTTCACCTCCTGGGTTGTTCGTTTGTGGAACTAAAGATGTTGCACAGGATGAAGATACAACTTTTCTAAGAAAGATTTGAATAGTTGCAGTATACCACTCCCATAACGGGTTAAAAAGGGAAACAAGAACCTTTGTAGGGACACCTTCAAGGTTAACTCAAGGAGGAAAATGGAACCTGGGGACACATTATCCCCAGGAGCCCTGTGAGAGAAAGAACACCGCAATGCCCTGGGGACGGCCTGCTCTCACCACCGCCTTTCAAACCATGCTTGCATCAAACATCTAAGGGAGCACCAGCCACGGGTCCTGCAGGAGCTGCCCAGCTCAGGGAAGGGAGACAACCGGCCCCCAACCTGAGCAAGGAGCAGTGGAAACCTATCTGcagccctcactcccaccccGTCTTTTCATCTCTAGGACGCTTGGCTCGGATTCTTTTAGTGTGAGACCCCGCAGGGGTTCACCTCCCCGAGGagaggaaaagggggtgggggtggggggtttctGGTGTGCTAAAGGCCAAAGACGTGGGGACTGCCCAGGGGTGGGGTGTCTTCTGCGAGCGGGGACGGCTGCAAAGCGCGCGAGCATGCCAATACACCCATACTCACAACGACACGctacacacccacacccacacccaacCATACACCCCTCCCCCGCTGGCCCCCCACGCCCCTCCTGCGGGTGAGGAGCAGACTCCCGGAGAGGGGAGTGCAGCACCCTATAAAACTGAGGGCCTGGCGCCCACCCTGGCCGCGCCTGCACCCTCCACGCTGGGGACCCGGAGAGCTGTGGGCACTGGGCGAAGGGGCCCCGCGCGCGGGAAGTGCCGCGCCCAGCCCGGCGGGTAGCCAGACGGAGGGCACGGCGGGAAAGCTAGCCGCccgccctggccccgcccccccAGCCGCCGGTGCCGCCCCCGCTGCGGCGGGcgaggggcggggcagggcgcgGCATATATAAGGCGAGGGGCGGGCGCCGCTCTTTTGTCTCTTGCTGCAGCGACGCGAGTCAGAGCACCGGAACCGCGGGCTTGGAGCGGAACTTTTCGGTGAGCGGCGCGCTGGGGCGGAGGCCCCATCCGGGTGGGGTCGGAGCCGCCCTTCCCCGACGGGACGCCCGGGCCGGCCGGCCACGCCCTGGGGCTGTGGACGGGGTGCGGGACGCGCCCAGATCCTTGGCCTCCGGGCTGCCGGGAACGCCCCGGCCGGAGTGCCACGTCGAGGGGCGGCGGCGGGGAGCGCGGAGGGGGCCGCTGGCCCCGGTTCCGGGCCAACCGCCTTGGTTTGCCCGCTAGGTTTGTCTTAAGAAAATGGCAGACAAGCCGGACATGGGGGAAATCGCCAGCTTCGATAAGGCCAAGCTGAAGAAGACGGAGACGCAGGAGAAGAACACCCTGCCGACCAAAGAGAGTGAGTCCGCCCCCGCCTCCGGGTCCTCGAGCTCCCAGCCCAGTCCCCACCCCGCCCTTCGCCTAAACCGAGCCCCTCACCCCATCCGGCCGATGCCTCCTGTCGGGCAGCCCCAGCCCCCCTTTCTGTTGCACAAGGCGCCTGTCCCCAACCCCAAGCCTCTTTCTTAATCCCCAGACCTCGTGGGTGCCTCGCCCAGCCCAGGTTTGTAAGCGCCTCGGTTGGCGGG from Phocoena sinus isolate mPhoSin1 chromosome 13, mPhoSin1.pri, whole genome shotgun sequence encodes:
- the TMSB10 gene encoding thymosin beta-10 isoform X2, whose product is MADKPDMGEIASFDKAKLKKTETQEKNTLPTKETIEQEKQAK
- the TMSB10 gene encoding thymosin beta-10 isoform X1, with the protein product MADKPDMGEIASFDKAKLKKTETQEKNTLPTKESESAPASGSSSSQPSPHPALRLNRAPHPIRPMPPVGQPQPPFLLHKAPVPNPKPLS